From a region of the Thermus caldilimi genome:
- a CDS encoding urease accessory protein UreH domain-containing protein has translation MRRGLLALGLAVLGLVGLALGSGLLEEVSRSLYRTANTLYALLAPWVDGLRREVGVPWLSAFLLGVLAAFAPCQITTGASALAYLVPAALEGRVWLRFLAFLLGKAFTYLVLAGVVLFVLGGTLANPEAIFRPVRLALGPFMVLVGLGLLGVVRWPLAWAAPEDWAARVGA, from the coding sequence CCTGGTGGGGTTGGCCCTGGGAAGCGGGCTGCTGGAGGAGGTTTCCCGAAGCCTTTACCGAACGGCCAACACCCTGTACGCTCTCTTGGCTCCCTGGGTGGATGGCCTGAGGCGGGAGGTGGGGGTTCCTTGGCTTTCCGCTTTCCTACTGGGGGTCTTGGCGGCCTTTGCTCCCTGCCAGATCACCACTGGGGCCAGCGCCCTGGCCTACTTGGTTCCAGCCGCCCTCGAGGGAAGGGTCTGGCTCAGGTTTCTGGCCTTTCTTCTGGGGAAGGCCTTCACCTACCTGGTGCTCGCCGGGGTGGTTCTCTTCGTTTTGGGCGGGACCCTGGCCAACCCCGAGGCCATCTTCCGCCCGGTGCGGCTGGCCCTGGGGCCCTTTATGGTCCTGGTAGGCCTGGGTCTTTTGGGGGTGGTGCGCTGGCCCCTGGCCTGGGCAGCACCGGAGGACTGGGCGGCCCGGGTGGGGGCGTGA